The following are encoded in a window of Gramella sp. MT6 genomic DNA:
- the ssb gene encoding single-stranded DNA-binding protein gives MSTLRNKVQLIGNVGQTPEIKNLESGKKVASFSIATNEFYKSSKGEKVQDTQWHNVVAWGKTAEIVENYVGTGKEIAIEGKLTTRSYESKEGEKRYVTEVIASEILLLGNGTAKAESQQ, from the coding sequence ATGAGTACGCTTAGAAACAAAGTTCAGTTAATCGGAAATGTGGGGCAAACCCCGGAAATCAAAAATCTTGAAAGTGGTAAAAAAGTAGCCAGCTTTTCAATTGCAACCAATGAATTTTATAAAAGTTCAAAAGGAGAAAAAGTACAGGATACACAATGGCACAATGTTGTGGCATGGGGGAAAACCGCTGAAATCGTAGAGAATTATGTGGGCACCGGAAAAGAAATTGCCATTGAAGGTAAATTGACCACTCGATCCTATGAGTCCAAAGAAGGAGAGAAGCGATATGTTACTGAAGTGATAGCCAGTGAAATTCTTCTTTTAGGCAATGGAACTGCTAAGGCGGAAAGCCAGCAGTAG
- a CDS encoding type IV secretion system DNA-binding domain-containing protein — translation MEEFNIVNTTIIVIFCSLLFYGLYRISRYAFLINSLLLIGFILYCFYPQLIIEGLLYVGSPLLLINTVFYVFCHSTEIKDKVARKYQVNFKTSSKDFKIANIKRGASVIGSAGSGKTESVVYGFLKHFQQYTFCGVIHDYKDFELTEMAYPLFKDSDIPFKIISFDKIIHRVNPIAPRYLENEESVNEISRVLIENLLEQKESGTSGTTKFFNDAAEGLIGGMIWKLKTSYPQYCSLPHLIAIYQFLDTESLIAFLDSNRTSRAMADAFISGKDSERQTAGVKSTLANALKRISTQSIFMALSADDVPLNINNPENPAVISVVNNPKFESSYSAVIAAIIHTITKQMSVRNSNPSFLLMEEAPTLRLLNMHRIPATLRSYDIATIYVMQDKIQNDMMYGDKASKAILSNLSYQFFGKVNDPDTAKYYERFFEIIKDPTKSVSSGHNLNFDTRVITGENEIPKIRADAFFRLKQGEFITYADGKDKKVQFKLQRILRELPGAAKEFSSTDLEMNFERIYQEAKSIFK, via the coding sequence ATGGAAGAATTCAACATTGTAAATACCACCATAATCGTCATTTTTTGTAGTCTGCTTTTCTACGGTTTATACCGTATTTCCAGATATGCATTTTTGATCAATTCACTTTTGCTAATAGGATTTATTCTTTACTGCTTTTATCCCCAGCTGATTATAGAAGGCCTATTGTATGTGGGTAGCCCCTTGTTATTAATCAATACGGTTTTCTATGTTTTCTGTCATTCCACTGAAATAAAGGATAAGGTTGCGAGGAAGTATCAGGTAAATTTTAAAACCAGTAGTAAAGATTTTAAGATTGCTAATATCAAACGCGGGGCATCCGTCATCGGTTCTGCCGGTAGTGGAAAAACGGAAAGTGTGGTCTATGGTTTTCTAAAGCATTTTCAGCAATACACTTTTTGTGGAGTAATCCATGATTATAAGGATTTTGAACTTACCGAAATGGCTTATCCGCTTTTTAAGGATTCAGATATTCCTTTTAAGATCATTTCCTTTGATAAGATTATCCACCGGGTCAATCCGATTGCACCCCGCTATCTGGAAAATGAAGAGAGCGTCAATGAAATTTCCAGAGTTCTCATTGAGAATCTATTAGAACAGAAGGAGTCAGGCACAAGCGGAACCACAAAATTCTTTAATGATGCTGCAGAAGGTTTAATAGGAGGGATGATCTGGAAATTGAAAACATCCTATCCACAATATTGTTCATTGCCCCATTTAATCGCAATATATCAGTTTCTGGACACAGAGAGCCTTATAGCTTTCCTGGATTCGAACAGGACCTCCAGGGCGATGGCAGATGCCTTTATTAGCGGTAAAGATTCAGAAAGACAGACTGCAGGGGTAAAGAGTACCCTGGCTAATGCCCTAAAACGGATCAGTACCCAAAGTATATTTATGGCCCTGTCTGCAGATGACGTTCCTTTAAATATAAATAATCCCGAAAACCCCGCAGTAATTTCCGTTGTGAATAACCCTAAATTTGAATCTTCCTATTCTGCGGTAATTGCAGCCATCATCCATACCATTACCAAACAAATGAGTGTACGTAATTCCAATCCGTCATTTCTATTGATGGAAGAAGCACCTACCTTACGCTTACTGAATATGCACCGCATTCCGGCTACTTTGAGAAGTTATGATATTGCCACGATATATGTGATGCAGGATAAGATCCAGAATGACATGATGTACGGAGATAAGGCCAGTAAAGCTATACTAAGCAATCTGTCTTACCAGTTCTTTGGGAAGGTTAATGATCCTGACACCGCTAAATATTATGAACGTTTCTTCGAGATTATAAAGGATCCTACTAAGAGTGTGAGTAGTGGCCATAATCTGAATTTCGATACACGAGTGATTACCGGGGAAAATGAAATTCCGAAAATTAGAGCAGATGCTTTTTTTCGATTGAAACAGGGTGAGTTCATTACCTATGCTGATGGGAAGGATAAAAAAGTACAGTTTAAATTACAAAGGATTTTAAGGGAGCTTCCTGGAGCAGCTAAAGAGTTCTCTTCAACCGATTTGGAAATGAATTTTGAAAGAATTTATCAGGAAGCTAAATCAATTTTTAAATAA
- a CDS encoding BfmA/BtgA family mobilization protein: MDKGYEYERFKSISLKASVAKKFNSYCKKLSMSKSMTLLLMLEFFEDNGISPTESMGPKMQTLENLIKKRINGVIAILKDIEKGQTKPTVAMMQSLFQEAEPKKQPLILEKKNTEEKQPKYQERNQQDS; the protein is encoded by the coding sequence ATGGATAAAGGATATGAATATGAACGGTTTAAGAGCATAAGTCTGAAGGCTTCCGTTGCAAAGAAATTCAACAGCTATTGCAAAAAACTTTCTATGTCAAAATCCATGACCTTGCTTTTAATGCTGGAGTTTTTTGAGGATAATGGAATTTCTCCAACGGAATCTATGGGCCCTAAAATGCAAACCCTGGAAAACCTGATCAAGAAAAGGATCAATGGAGTCATCGCTATCTTAAAAGATATTGAGAAAGGACAAACCAAACCAACGGTAGCCATGATGCAATCTTTGTTCCAGGAAGCTGAACCTAAAAAACAACCCCTGATCCTGGAGAAGAAAAATACGGAAGAAAAACAACCCAAATATCAAGAACGAAATCAACAAGACTCATAA
- a CDS encoding metalloregulator ArsR/SmtB family transcription factor, with protein sequence MEITCTRAQADHQQLLNCKNVLERMDDNFQDMTKLLSIAGSEVRLKILFLLNMEDELCPCDIADILEMSVPAISQHIRKIKDAGFISSRRDGQTLYYSLVKDKTAVLNTIFTTIKMVKKTA encoded by the coding sequence ATGGAAATTACTTGTACAAGAGCCCAAGCTGATCATCAACAACTTCTCAATTGTAAAAATGTTCTTGAAAGAATGGATGATAATTTTCAGGATATGACCAAACTGTTATCGATTGCTGGTAGTGAGGTACGTTTAAAAATTTTATTCCTTTTGAACATGGAAGACGAATTGTGCCCTTGTGATATTGCTGATATTTTAGAAATGAGTGTACCTGCAATATCCCAACACATCCGTAAAATTAAAGATGCAGGTTTTATCTCCTCCAGAAGAGATGGGCAAACATTGTATTATTCATTAGTGAAGGATAAAACAGCTGTACTTAATACTATTTTCACTACTATCAAAATGGTTAAAAAAACTGCCTAA
- a CDS encoding nucleotidyl transferase AbiEii/AbiGii toxin family protein yields the protein MKLHHYKAAFEGAIVATAHHFGISEIYVEKDYWVTFALKIIFTDPNSKDIAVFKGGTSLSKCYGIIQRFSEDIDLVVIKENGETDNSIKRKLKKVTSVLESEMKLVPDHPLENKKGKIRKLVYGYDKVGVKGIYGQVRDQIVLEVSSLGRSYPSQKVSVHSMITQFIATTNNQDLIKEYQLEPFNLTAISIERTFCEKIISLVRFSYTENPLEDLKNKIRHTYDLHQLLQEYKISLFLKSDDFEVMLLQVGKDDDKAIPTDKEWLSKHPLESLFFKNTEKVWESLSPTYNGQFRELLTGELPDEKEVLQSLMNIGSRLKDIKWSI from the coding sequence ATGAAATTACATCACTATAAAGCCGCTTTTGAAGGTGCCATCGTGGCCACTGCCCACCATTTCGGAATTTCTGAAATCTATGTAGAAAAAGATTATTGGGTGACCTTTGCCCTTAAAATTATCTTTACGGATCCCAACTCCAAAGATATTGCCGTTTTCAAGGGAGGAACTTCGCTATCTAAATGCTATGGTATCATTCAACGGTTTTCCGAGGATATTGATCTCGTTGTCATAAAAGAAAATGGAGAAACAGATAACTCTATAAAAAGAAAACTTAAGAAGGTCACCAGTGTGTTGGAATCAGAAATGAAGCTTGTTCCTGATCACCCCCTGGAAAATAAAAAAGGCAAGATTAGAAAGTTGGTGTACGGTTATGATAAAGTAGGGGTAAAAGGTATATATGGGCAGGTTCGGGACCAGATTGTTTTGGAAGTTTCCAGCTTAGGCAGATCTTACCCGTCGCAAAAAGTCAGCGTGCACTCAATGATCACACAGTTTATTGCGACCACAAACAATCAGGACCTTATAAAAGAATATCAACTTGAACCTTTTAATTTAACGGCAATAAGCATCGAACGAACCTTTTGCGAAAAAATCATTAGCCTGGTAAGATTTTCATATACGGAGAATCCTTTAGAGGATTTAAAAAATAAGATCCGACATACCTACGATTTACACCAGTTACTGCAGGAGTATAAAATTTCGTTATTCCTAAAATCAGATGATTTTGAAGTAATGCTTTTGCAGGTAGGGAAAGATGATGATAAAGCTATTCCCACAGATAAAGAATGGTTGTCCAAACACCCGTTAGAATCCTTGTTTTTTAAAAATACCGAGAAGGTTTGGGAAAGTTTAAGCCCAACTTATAATGGTCAATTTAGGGAATTACTAACCGGAGAACTACCAGACGAAAAAGAAGTATTGCAATCTTTGATGAATATCGGATCCAGACTAAAAGATATAAAGTGGTCTATCTGA
- a CDS encoding DUF6088 family protein, which translates to MNIAASIKSKINKLDSGEVFTYDTLGIPPNEFLAAAKALSRLVEDNVIRRYKNGVYYRPKQTAFGELKPRETTLLDLYLFEKDKQIAYVTGLRLYNELGLTTQISNVVRVAGNKEIKAKIGNLVIKPAKAYVPVEENNVSLLQLLDVIKDFKNIPDMDKKRGITFLRKKIQELTDVEKNNLIAIAKAYPPKVRALLGAILEALSLNSFSTSLKGSINYLSTYKFGLSKSILPTISNWNIS; encoded by the coding sequence ATGAATATTGCAGCATCCATTAAAAGTAAAATTAATAAGTTAGATTCAGGAGAGGTTTTTACCTATGATACCCTTGGAATTCCTCCAAATGAATTCCTGGCTGCTGCAAAGGCATTAAGCCGATTAGTGGAGGATAATGTAATCAGGAGATATAAAAATGGGGTATATTACAGACCTAAACAAACTGCTTTTGGGGAATTAAAGCCCAGAGAAACCACATTACTTGACTTGTATCTCTTTGAAAAGGACAAACAGATTGCATACGTTACCGGATTGCGACTATATAATGAACTGGGATTGACTACTCAAATATCGAATGTGGTAAGGGTAGCAGGTAACAAAGAGATCAAAGCCAAAATAGGTAATCTTGTCATTAAACCTGCAAAAGCGTATGTGCCCGTTGAAGAAAACAATGTATCGTTACTTCAATTATTAGACGTTATAAAAGATTTTAAAAATATTCCGGATATGGATAAAAAAAGGGGAATCACCTTTTTAAGAAAAAAAATTCAGGAGCTTACTGATGTAGAGAAAAATAATCTGATTGCTATTGCCAAAGCATATCCTCCAAAAGTGAGAGCACTGTTAGGTGCCATCCTTGAAGCTCTTTCTTTAAATTCCTTCAGTACATCACTTAAAGGCAGTATCAATTATCTGAGTACTTATAAATTTGGCTTATCCAAAAGCATCTTACCTACAATCTCAAACTGGAATATTTCTTAA
- the mobB gene encoding MobB family relaxase has protein sequence MYITITAQKLGGNYSQGSADFVDYLEKENQGLDSQDREYFFNQYGDQVSAEEVVREIDANTAKLEKTEPRFYSITISPSKYELNRLKNNSEDLKKYTRAVMKDYVASFNRELNGRPVNIDDIKYYAKIEHQRFFKGTDTQVRENQPFATKILQLKNDIQKVERGEQPGNIAQMKREINKLEKAAPHKQEGQRIVQGMPKEGNQSHIHIIVSRRDASNKYSLSPGSKYKASKVELNGKTVKRGFDRDKFFGKAEKTFDKNFGYQRNFVETYTARKEFIKNPRSYFSNLMKLPTSEKAIAMKMLKETGMPMMPNIPTNKAQLALKVLNRLRRGVDIAVKSSSIGI, from the coding sequence ATGTATATCACCATCACAGCACAAAAATTAGGAGGGAATTATTCTCAGGGTTCAGCCGACTTTGTGGACTACCTGGAAAAGGAAAACCAGGGACTGGATTCGCAGGATAGGGAATACTTCTTTAATCAATATGGGGACCAAGTTTCAGCGGAGGAAGTAGTCCGGGAAATTGATGCCAATACCGCTAAACTGGAAAAAACGGAACCAAGGTTTTATTCTATTACGATAAGCCCTTCAAAATACGAGTTGAACAGGTTGAAAAACAACAGCGAAGATCTAAAAAAATATACTCGTGCAGTGATGAAAGATTATGTGGCTTCTTTTAATCGTGAACTCAATGGCCGACCGGTCAATATTGATGATATAAAATACTACGCCAAAATTGAACATCAACGATTTTTTAAAGGCACCGATACACAGGTACGGGAAAATCAGCCCTTTGCTACCAAAATACTTCAACTAAAAAATGATATCCAAAAAGTGGAGCGCGGAGAACAACCTGGGAATATTGCTCAGATGAAACGGGAGATCAATAAACTGGAAAAAGCAGCTCCCCATAAACAAGAGGGGCAACGAATTGTACAGGGAATGCCCAAAGAAGGGAACCAAAGCCATATCCATATTATAGTGAGCCGCAGGGATGCTTCGAATAAGTATAGCTTATCTCCCGGTAGCAAATACAAAGCATCGAAGGTTGAGTTGAATGGGAAAACAGTCAAACGGGGTTTTGATCGTGATAAATTCTTTGGAAAAGCTGAAAAAACATTCGATAAGAACTTCGGATATCAACGAAATTTTGTGGAAACCTATACTGCCAGGAAAGAGTTCATTAAAAACCCTAGAAGTTATTTTTCAAATTTGATGAAACTGCCAACCAGTGAAAAAGCAATTGCCATGAAAATGCTAAAAGAAACCGGAATGCCTATGATGCCAAACATCCCAACCAATAAAGCCCAGTTGGCTTTAAAAGTTCTTAACCGGTTGAGAAGGGGAGTGGATATAGCAGTTAAATCAAGCTCTATCGGAATTTAA
- a CDS encoding conjugal transfer protein TraK produces the protein MKTPYKDIYTVLKLNRFIVLAIVISAQIFSAFALWVTFTTNKKALNSTFAINNDGSIIPLKLVTQKENFQVEALAHLDLFHTYFYNIHATNYEKNLEKALWLGNGSVADLYRQKKAEGVYNRLLQYSLVQKVISIESDIEEMDDHYRFRTTTVFEINRGSIVDTYELISTGKLITVDRHFPNNPHGLLITDYFENSLRKIVPES, from the coding sequence ATGAAAACTCCTTATAAAGATATTTATACCGTCTTAAAACTCAACCGATTTATTGTATTAGCAATTGTTATAAGCGCACAAATATTTAGTGCTTTTGCCCTCTGGGTCACCTTCACAACGAATAAAAAAGCGTTGAACTCTACTTTTGCCATTAACAATGACGGGAGTATTATTCCTTTAAAACTAGTCACCCAAAAAGAAAATTTTCAGGTGGAAGCATTAGCACATTTAGACCTGTTCCACACTTACTTCTACAACATTCACGCCACCAATTATGAGAAAAACCTTGAAAAGGCATTATGGTTGGGTAATGGTTCTGTTGCCGATCTATATCGCCAGAAAAAAGCCGAAGGTGTTTATAATCGTCTGCTTCAATATTCATTGGTACAAAAGGTCATCAGTATCGAATCGGACATCGAAGAAATGGATGATCATTATAGGTTTAGAACAACTACCGTTTTTGAAATCAACCGAGGCTCTATTGTAGACACTTATGAACTTATTTCCACGGGAAAACTTATAACGGTAGACCGGCATTTTCCAAATAATCCTCATGGCCTCCTGATTACGGATTACTTTGAAAACAGTCTGAGAAAAATCGTTCCTGAATCTTAA
- the traM gene encoding conjugative transposon protein TraM — protein MKIEKNKIVVGSIIAITIIFLISYTIMITGDDQDEDKNLKQTTVPELQEDPPSYDSKLDAINDLKEVRETNVPSIYDEKLMDSLGYYDAELPEKEKQHIIDSIYFLGERRYAEVSAVAARSKKSIPRKIQRTDTSAIREEVKIQAKEMGLEHQLFFASNPKSNNIAASETTDSEILAVVDGTQVVRSNSRLRLRLEQDAIIGNKPVPKNTPIFGFVSFRPNRVLIEIENLKHQPTALKAFDLQDGSEGIYVENNFREEATTEVLDDLLGEINIPSVPQVSGIGKLLKTKNRNVKVTVLNNYKLILKPGL, from the coding sequence ATGAAAATAGAAAAGAATAAGATCGTGGTTGGGAGTATCATCGCTATCACCATCATTTTTTTGATCTCTTATACGATCATGATCACAGGTGATGATCAAGATGAGGACAAGAACCTAAAACAAACAACGGTTCCAGAGCTGCAGGAAGATCCACCTTCCTATGATTCGAAACTGGATGCCATCAACGATTTAAAAGAGGTAAGGGAGACCAATGTCCCCAGTATTTATGATGAAAAACTGATGGATTCTCTGGGTTATTACGATGCAGAACTTCCCGAAAAGGAAAAACAGCACATCATCGATAGTATATATTTTTTGGGAGAAAGAAGGTATGCGGAAGTAAGTGCGGTGGCTGCCCGGTCTAAAAAATCAATTCCCAGGAAAATTCAAAGGACAGATACTTCAGCAATTCGGGAGGAAGTGAAGATCCAGGCTAAAGAGATGGGACTGGAGCACCAGCTTTTCTTTGCATCCAATCCTAAATCAAACAACATTGCTGCTTCTGAAACTACCGATTCGGAAATTTTAGCTGTAGTCGATGGTACCCAGGTAGTCAGGTCTAATTCCCGGCTCCGTTTACGGCTGGAACAGGATGCGATTATTGGCAATAAGCCGGTCCCAAAGAATACCCCCATTTTTGGTTTTGTAAGTTTTCGGCCTAACCGGGTGCTTATCGAAATAGAGAATTTAAAACATCAACCAACCGCATTAAAAGCTTTTGATCTACAGGATGGAAGTGAAGGTATTTATGTGGAAAATAATTTTCGTGAGGAAGCCACTACCGAAGTCCTGGATGATCTTTTAGGAGAGATCAATATTCCCAGTGTGCCACAGGTAAGTGGTATAGGCAAGCTCTTAAAAACCAAAAATCGTAATGTAAAAGTTACGGTCCTGAATAACTATAAACTCATATTAAAACCAGGCTTATAA
- the merTP gene encoding mercuric transport protein MerTP codes for MKTSKKSNSPAYLSIVTAITASVCCITPLLAILAGSSGLVTTFSWIEPFRPYLVALTIGILGLAWYLKLKPKTQEEIDCACDKEAKPSFWQSKNFLFIVTAFAGLMLTFPYYSNIFYAQPSKDIVYVSQSNIIKHTFEVEGMTCAGCEAHVESEVNKLDGILSVKASYKNSNTVVEYDKTKVDLVVIREAINKTGYKVIDTENKEEK; via the coding sequence ATGAAAACTTCCAAAAAATCAAACAGTCCGGCATATTTGAGCATAGTTACTGCGATAACTGCTTCCGTATGTTGTATTACTCCCCTTTTGGCAATTTTAGCAGGTAGTAGTGGACTTGTCACCACATTTTCCTGGATAGAACCTTTTCGTCCCTATTTGGTTGCACTTACTATAGGAATTCTTGGTTTGGCCTGGTATTTAAAATTGAAACCTAAAACACAAGAAGAAATAGATTGTGCCTGTGACAAAGAAGCAAAACCATCTTTTTGGCAGTCCAAAAATTTTCTATTCATAGTTACAGCATTTGCCGGATTGATGCTGACTTTCCCTTATTATTCCAATATATTTTATGCACAGCCCAGCAAGGATATAGTGTATGTTTCTCAATCAAACATAATAAAGCACACCTTTGAAGTTGAGGGAATGACCTGCGCAGGCTGTGAAGCCCATGTAGAAAGCGAGGTGAACAAACTAGATGGCATTTTATCCGTAAAAGCGAGTTACAAAAATTCTAATACTGTGGTGGAATATGATAAAACTAAAGTTGATTTGGTCGTAATTCGAGAAGCAATAAATAAAACTGGTTATAAAGTAATCGATACAGAAAATAAAGAAGAGAAGTAG
- a CDS encoding DUF4138 domain-containing protein, with translation MKTYLLISAILLTGIQLYSQKAERLDTIFANEHKNVALFFPQPISQGITGASHFVFTHNRERQQYFGLLQAKPGTESNLLVIDAGGSVYSYILKYRKDLSRLNYFIQGTERIGTEKRDLPAPFKDIEPKPNQLDRETHYRNFCFYLLNKKERIGRVKKRNQGIILSVENIVFNQNELYFVIQIENQSSLDYDVNFLNLSVTTRQKGKKKSMQSLKKDPVFAYKAPTKIKKGHTARLVYVFPKFSLSNDRQVLLELNEGKGERDVVLKISHRFINNPN, from the coding sequence ATGAAAACATATCTTCTTATTTCCGCGATCCTTTTAACAGGCATCCAACTTTATTCTCAAAAGGCAGAACGCTTGGACACGATTTTTGCCAATGAACACAAAAACGTGGCCTTATTTTTTCCGCAGCCTATCAGCCAGGGTATTACAGGTGCCAGCCATTTTGTTTTCACCCATAACAGGGAAAGACAACAATATTTCGGCTTATTACAGGCTAAACCAGGGACTGAGAGTAATCTTCTGGTAATAGATGCTGGAGGTTCGGTGTACTCTTATATCCTTAAGTATAGGAAGGACCTCTCCAGATTAAACTATTTTATCCAGGGTACAGAACGTATAGGCACTGAAAAGCGTGATCTGCCAGCCCCTTTTAAGGATATAGAACCAAAACCAAACCAGCTCGACAGAGAAACCCATTATCGAAATTTTTGTTTCTATCTACTGAATAAAAAGGAACGGATTGGTAGGGTAAAGAAAAGAAACCAGGGCATCATATTAAGTGTTGAAAATATAGTTTTTAACCAGAACGAACTGTATTTTGTAATTCAGATTGAAAACCAATCCAGCCTGGATTATGATGTCAATTTTCTAAATCTGTCTGTGACTACCAGGCAAAAGGGAAAGAAAAAATCGATGCAATCACTTAAAAAAGACCCTGTATTCGCCTATAAAGCTCCTACGAAAATTAAAAAAGGTCACACTGCTCGATTGGTGTATGTATTTCCTAAGTTTTCTCTGAGTAACGACCGGCAGGTATTACTGGAGCTCAACGAAGGAAAGGGTGAAAGGGATGTGGTATTAAAAATTTCTCATCGATTTATAAATAATCCTAATTGA
- a CDS encoding JAB domain-containing protein, with translation MKTKVNEISIKYQGNFKISQAPKISSSVNAAELLYNTWNKDQIGLQETFKVMLLNNANKVKGIFEVSTGGITGTLVDLRILFAVILKSLSCSVILAHNHPSGTLKPSEADKRLTLKITKAAELLDIKVLDHLILTPDGDYVSFADEGIL, from the coding sequence ATGAAAACTAAAGTTAATGAAATATCGATAAAATATCAGGGGAATTTTAAGATCTCTCAGGCGCCTAAAATAAGTTCATCTGTTAATGCTGCTGAACTATTATACAATACCTGGAACAAAGACCAGATCGGCCTGCAGGAAACTTTTAAAGTAATGCTGCTTAATAACGCAAATAAAGTGAAAGGCATTTTTGAAGTTTCCACCGGTGGAATTACGGGGACACTCGTAGACTTACGAATCTTGTTTGCGGTTATTCTCAAGAGCCTTAGCTGTTCTGTGATCCTTGCTCATAATCATCCGTCAGGGACTTTAAAACCGAGCGAAGCAGATAAACGCCTGACACTAAAAATTACCAAAGCAGCGGAACTGTTAGATATTAAAGTCCTGGATCATTTAATACTGACACCAGATGGTGATTATGTAAGCTTTGCGGATGAAGGTATCCTGTAA
- a CDS encoding conjugal transfer protein yields MKKQTQTLIVVMAIALLLPARAACQGMPVYDNTNFISLVKSLVESAKQTANLVKTVNFLKAQKENIEKVNSVIQDLKAVREIGRNNQRLISVMQNDLRDILDSPYIEPDEVTRVTESFDAVVENSLATMDFIDEILSSDHLKMSDAERAEVLKQKELESQEMVNDVRLKTRRYQEIISFRKMQDRINNRETAF; encoded by the coding sequence TGATTGTAGTAATGGCTATAGCGTTATTATTGCCTGCACGCGCTGCGTGCCAGGGAATGCCCGTTTATGATAATACCAATTTTATCAGTCTGGTAAAATCCCTTGTAGAATCAGCAAAACAGACAGCCAACCTGGTAAAGACGGTTAATTTTCTAAAAGCTCAAAAAGAGAATATAGAAAAGGTCAATAGTGTCATTCAGGATCTGAAGGCTGTTCGGGAGATCGGACGAAATAATCAGCGATTGATCAGCGTCATGCAGAATGACCTTCGAGACATTCTGGATTCTCCGTATATCGAACCCGATGAAGTAACCAGGGTCACAGAATCCTTTGATGCCGTGGTGGAAAACTCCCTGGCAACCATGGATTTTATCGATGAGATCTTATCCAGTGACCATTTAAAAATGAGTGATGCAGAGCGGGCCGAGGTATTAAAACAAAAAGAACTGGAAAGCCAGGAAATGGTGAATGATGTGCGCTTGAAAACCAGGCGTTACCAGGAGATCATATCATTTCGGAAGATGCAGGACAGGATCAATAACCGGGAAACTGCTTTTTAA